Genomic window (Lycium barbarum isolate Lr01 chromosome 2, ASM1917538v2, whole genome shotgun sequence):
ATTCATCAAGGTACGATATTGGTGTTCAATGAATTGCAGTATTAATTGTTAGTCTGAGATCCTCTGTGTGTTTGTGTATGTTTCGCTTTTCTGCTTATCAAACTAAGAGCTTTCTCCTTTTCATTGATTATGAGGATGTGTCACTTCTTTCATAAAAAAAATATGCTCCATTTCAGTGGCTTGCCACAGGAGAATCTTCTGTTATTGAAAAGTACCTTATTCTTTTGGTTGACAAAAGAGTAAAAATTACTTCATGAAGGCCGTTACTAAGGCTAACCCTTTTGAATAAAATGTAGTTAAGAAATCGGGACATGGAAAGTATAGAGTTCTGCCGAATCAATATACAATGTTTTCTTCATTCATTTTAGGTCACATCAGTCTTTTCAACAATTTTGTCCTAGAACTACTCTTTTACTTCCTTCCCCTGTTAATAATTGCAAGTCATTCCTTTCACATCCGGTTATTTTGGGATGGTTTCTTGGCTATTTATAATTGAAGAGTGTTTTCTTTGCAGGTTAAACTTTCTGAATACATTGGGAAGAAGTACGTGATTCTCTTTTTCTATCCACTAGACTTCACTTTTGTTTGCCCAACAGGTCAGCTTGTCTAAAATCCTTCAGCTGCTAGTTTCACTTTTAATAAAGTTTACCTGATTATGGTGGTTTCTGAATGTATTGTTTTGATATAATCTATTCCCTTCTACTATAGAGATCACTGCTTTCAGTGATCGTTATGAAGAATTTCAGAAGGTGAACACAGAAATATTGGGTGTCTCCGTAGACAGTGTGGTATGTCTTCCTTCCTTCAAAATTTTCCTTTAAAGTGTGGGTTGGTTACTTGGTTGTTTTGTTCGTTTGATATGCTTGCACACCAATGTGATATAGTAGTGTAAGTGCCACTTTCAACATAATACCTTTCAAAGAGGCAAGCGTACCTAAATGGTCTGTGCCTTGCTGCATTGTGCTGTTGCTCTTCTACAGCCCCTTTCACTTATTAATAAAAAGCCCTTTTGACTTGTTTTGAACTTTGTGCGATGTGGTGCTCTTAGATGAAGAAGTGGCATAGGAACTAGCTTTATAAATTATCGAAGGTATGCATAAATAGTTGGAGAAGCAGTTGAATAAATTTAGATGGGAATACTAGATATTGAACTAGAACATGACAAGTGAAATGTCAACTGGACACATTACAAAGTAACTTTTAGTTGGAAATGGATATTATCTCAAATAAGAAAGTGAATACATGCGTGGAAGATATGAAGTTGAAAAAAATTGAGAGATCTTGAAATGTGATTATGATCTTGGTATAGCTGTCTATGCTACACCATTGACAAGACATAAGCAATCTGGAAGAAGAATAAGTATAGGTGGCCCTGGGGGTTTGCTGTGGCAAGAGGGGTGGATTAGGCGAAAGTCACGAGTTCGAATGTTGATGCTAACAAAAgcctggtatttaagtggagaggGTAGGAGGGGGGGTTACCCGTCATCCACCGAGATTTGAACCATCGAGAGCTTGCTCCTCTCGGTTGTTAAAAAAACAAGAAGAATAAATATAGATAAAGTAGTTTAATTAGCAAGACTAATAGGATTTACTTGTAGATCAAGATATCATGTATGCTTGAAAAATCATCTCAGTATAAGGCAAGTCAATAGAAAATATTCCAGTAATGATTTTTGTCACGGGTTACATTAGCATAATTTTTACCTAACATTATAATTCTCATGTATTCTTGTAGTTCTCCCACCTTGCCTGGGTCCAAACTGATAGGAAGTCTGGTGGACTCGGTGATCTAAACTATCCATTAATTTCAGATGTGACAAAGTCGATTTCAAAATCTTACAATGTCCTGATACCGGATCAGGTATGACTATTGCCTATCTCCGTTTCCTACAGGGTTTCTTTTGGAATTGTGCCTTGATATTGGTTTTGCATATTCCTGTCATTATTAGTGTATGTTTTTGAATTGCTAGATATACATTTAAAAGATTTTAAGTTTGGGGACAGTGCCTTGGATGCAGTGATGGGGGGCTGTGGTTACGATATAAGCAATCCATCATGGAAGCAGTATTTGAACTATGAAATCAAATTGTAGAATTTCAGATTGTACTGTTATTGATTTTACTTAACTGCAACTAATAACGTTTTGCTAGATGTATATCAACTAGGCTTTAATTCCAAAGTAGTTAAAGTCGGCTATATGAATCTTTTATATCCTTTCTGCTCTGTACGGCCCATTTTATTCCAATAGAGGTAAATAATTTGCCTGTTAAGGCGAATTAAGGTTCTCTAAGTGACTTAAGTCTCACACTTATCCATACACTAAACATACGAATCTCGAACATGTTACCTAATTAATTGTAAGAACAAAAATAACTAACCTTTAATGAAATGTTTTCTGCTATAGCACCTTAGATTTTTTATGCATACAAACAACTAGTTGCGAGATAGAGTTAGTTTTTTTGATTAAAAGGCACCTAGCAAATGTTAGGGTTTAGGACAAGAACACAGACTATTGCTATAAGCGCTTTATAGATTGGATTTGTGTGCACTTTTCTCCATTTCCCTTAACCAAAGCTAATTCTTTATTCCTTGCTATCGCCATGGCTTTTGTTCAACCTGATAACCTTGAATTTCATGGCTGTCAGCCCATATTTATTGTTTATTTCGACGAAGAAGGGAAATCTGCTTCTGTGGAGTTTTGCAGAGTCTTTCTGTAAACATTCTCATGACTTCTGTAGTTTGCCTCTTGTTGAAGAAGCTTTGTGCAAAACAACTTGTAGTTTTGCTCTATATCAAAAACATGTTTGATGTTGCATTTTGCGATGAGAACCCTGGTTTGGATTCAAATCCAAATCTTCCTGAATAAGCGTGAAACCAAAGCCTTAATTCTGATGTTGTTTCAGGGTATTGCATTGAGAGGACTTTTTATCATTGATAAGGAAGGAGTTATTCAACACTCCACCATTAATAATCTTGGAATTGGTCGGAGTGTTGATGAAACATTGAGAACACTTCAGGTAATAACATGTCTGGGACCCACATCATACCATCATTAGACAATCTGTTGCTTATATTGTGTAATATTAAAGCAAGTCCTGTATCTTTGTCACTATAATTTTTTTGGTCTTTTGCGACAGGCATTGCAATATGTTCAGGACAACCCAGATGAAGTATGCCCAGCTGGGTGGAAGCCTGGTGACAAGTCAATGAAGCCAGATCCTAAGGGCAGCAAAGAATACTTTGCATCCATATAAGGGCTGCAATATCTATGTTCATTTGTTGTTAAGTGAGGTTGTAGAGCTTCTGTAACACTTTTTTACTTGACCTGCTGGTTTGAGTTCTGAGCATTTTTCCGAATAACGTATTGCCTGGTATATGCTTGAGGCTTTAGTATTATCTGAACTTAGATCATAACTCGATAATGACATCATTTCATGTTCTCCCTCTAGCGTTTTATGATTGTGTATGTATGGAAATCTTTCACTGTGCAACAAGATTTAATGCTTAATGATCATTAAGAGTAATCTAGccataaaagaaaggaagaagagGCAATTTTGTATAATTGATGACTAGCACTATGTCTACAAGTAGATGGTATAATGGTTGAGATATGAAAGTAATAACTTGGAGATACTGAATCTCAGGTACATCAGTTGGCGTGGTCTATTTGTTTCAGCCTTGATGGGCAAAAATATGTTAGCAACTTGTTCTTATGGGCAAGACAAACATAAATTAGTCGAGGTGGGAGCACGAACTGGTTTCATATGCTATGTACAAAG
Coding sequences:
- the LOC132625899 gene encoding 2-Cys peroxiredoxin BAS1, chloroplastic-like — translated: MATCSATSTALLSSNPTSASSVKLPSFSQSTILPSSSSFNGLRNCNPLVTRVTRSISSSRSNKSRSFVVRASSELPLVGNKAPDFEAEAVFDQEFIKVKLSEYIGKKYVILFFYPLDFTFVCPTEITAFSDRYEEFQKVNTEILGVSVDSVFSHLAWVQTDRKSGGLGDLNYPLISDVTKSISKSYNVLIPDQGIALRGLFIIDKEGVIQHSTINNLGIGRSVDETLRTLQALQYVQDNPDEVCPAGWKPGDKSMKPDPKGSKEYFASI